The DNA sequence CTATAAATCTGTAGAAATTGGCATCTAGTAATCAAATGTCTATTTTCACAAATTGAGTAAAATTAGTAAGATAGTGAATATTCCATTCCATTTTTTCTCACTTAGCTTTAGTTTGTTCTCATCTCTTAGCATATgtcctattatatattttttgcagtTTGTTAATCAAATGTCAAAATGACAACATCGATTCCATGTTTCAACAATAtactcttcttttttatttatttacttatttatttttatttcaatccaTTTTTTACTTTGATATTATTCCAACTTTACATTTGATTATATTCACACGATCTATACACCTTTTAAGGACAATCACCTAGCTTCATTTTACAtcctcttatttatttatttatctattttttttggcCGTGGtttaagaacaaagatgaataTGAATATTATCACTTGGGTTATACAAAACACTAGGAAAGaagcaacaagaagaagaattatttatatattacgtAATTCTTTTTTCAGCATGCTTTCTTCATGGGAATACAACCTTTGTGCATCACACTAAAACGGTGATAAATCTATTCCTTAAATAGGAGGTGGGAGGTTAAAGGTGCTTACAAGCTAATTAAGAGAAATAGctattaaaaagataataatagatCAATAGATTTCTAATTAGTGTATGCTACAACATAGACCTTGTTCTTCAGAAACCAATCTTCATCTATTTGGGGAAACAATTAAAGTTTGTTTAAGATGATAATTCTTGATAATGGGTACGATTTCCTGGTTTCTGACAAGAGATAATAATTTGGTTACCAAAACCTCAACTTTTAGCTTTCAACAAAAAGCATGGTTACAGCTAACAACCACACACACCACCAACTTTCTATTCATTCAATCTCTCAGTTTAAACTTTAAAGTGCATTTTCTGCTCTCTctctgttcttttcttttttccttttttcttttttttttctcttttatcttGGGATGGGAGACAATTATGTTGTTTTAAATGGTTCTTGGGATTGATGTTTTCCGTAATATGTTAATATCTTTATAGTTCTAACATCAATTGCAAAAGATACATTCAGTTGCAAGAAATTCATAATGTTTTtggtggaaaaaaagaaaaaaaaatgccactCTTCAACTAAAATGGCAAGTTAGTGTCCTAAAGTAGAATGGAAGTTGAGCTAAATATGCAATCCATAACTAGAAACATAACCTACCATTCACAAAAACATTTCACccacttaatttttttactttgttaAGCTATTTTTCACACTAGATAACCTACCTTCCCTTGGGTAAGAAATGAAGGCATACATGTAGTTTTGACAATTACTACGAATACCCTTTTGAAACAAAAttcattgagaaaaaaaaaatttataaaaattttccatcaacaaaatctcaaatataattaattgtggttttctaaaattggaaatggattgGCCTATCCATCTTTAGATTTTCAAAGTTCAGattgaaaaagaacaaaaaagagaaaatttctaaaaagaaagaaaatgcgtttttgatttatttttcaatgggggtgattttcctttcattttcattGAGTGGACAAAAGGAAGGAATCAATTATCAAGTagagaataatatataaaacaaacgGACAAAACGGGCAAATATTGCCAACTTCCAAGTGTCAATTGCCAAGTTATTTTCTCTTTAGCTTTTTgacaaaaagcataaaaaaaagaaaaaaactgagAGAGAATTTTACCaactttttttgtattttttatttttagcccAAGCTGTTGATTTGTTTTCCCAAGGGTCCAAATCAAAGCTTTCTAACAACCAAACATACCGAATGGCTTGTCAACCGAACCAGAAAAACACATCCATTTGATACTTTTCACTTTatcaaaaagttttaaaaaattaaagaacatGTTCATTTATACAATATATTCTTGTGTCGCTTTTTGCTAGGCTTCAAGGTTCAATAACCTCTTTACCAAGTTCTTTTCTGATAAGTTTTTGGTTTTGGGAAATCTTTAAGAGATAAAAAAGAATCACCCATTAATCTTACCCACCGAAAGGAGGACCTTCACTTCTTTTACACTAGCTTTCCCTTTTCCCTATATTTCTTACTGATTTTTCTGATTTTAGAAAtatatagggaaaaaaaaaaaaaaagtaccatcAAAATGGAGTAACTAGacttttctcctttctttttcacttctctaaaggaaaaggaaaattatcGCACTTTCATGTCATTGATACATCTTTTCCACTAGCATTAAGCAAATTAATGTTGAATCTTTAGAAACTAATACCAAATTGTCACCAGACTATGCTTTTTTTATTGGTTAGAAGAAATCCCATCATCATTACTTCGGAAAAATACTAAACCAAATAATCCGGTTAGTCATCACCAAGAAATTTCTTCAAAAGCAAGATTCATAACCTTTGAAAAAAAGTCATAGTCCCAAggcattaaaaaaattgatttggcATCTGATCTATTCCATAAAGACAGAAATAGTCCAGTAAAATAACCATTTTCTCCATCAACATTCCACAACAATTCCATATGCCACCACCATTTGAAACCCACTGTCAAAGCACAGCTTCACATGCCATACTATCACCACCCACCACTCAAAACCATCACTAAAATGATACAAAATGGATACTAAGAACAATTGAAATGAATAGAAGAGGAAAgtgaaattcaaataataaaaagtaataataataataaaggtatTACTAATACCAATTAATAGCAGTAAAATTGAATGTTACATGGAAggatcacaattttttttccccaaagtAACTGGCATTTCCAGTTTACTAAATTCTAAATTACATAAAAGGCCATAGAAAGTAACATCCTCTCTAAATCCCAAAAATGGACAAGAAAGTCCAGACCCCATACAACATAAACCCTTCAGGAGAATATATCATGAACCTCCTAATCTTTTACCAGAGGTGACAATgaataataaggaaaaagatTGAACAATCATAGAacttttttttgagttttaatCATATTCTTGGAACATGTTGTTCatcatagaagaaaaaaatgacaatcatataaacctaaaaatatgaaaatattagaaaCAAAAAGACACCTAGACTGGGTTTCGTTTTAGTATAACCCAGAGGTATTCTTACTCTTTCTAAACTTATGTCGTAATAATGAATTATGAAAACGAATTTTCTTCTTCAGAGTGACTTTCTTTCTCCACTTGCTTTCCTCTTTGTTACTGTTACTTTCTTTTACCACATCCACCACCAACAAAAATCTGAAAAAAGGCATATGTTATTTACCAAAACCTTTCTGTTGTTAACTACCTCAGGGCTCACTGAAACTGGTTTTCAGTTTTGCTGAGCCACAAGATGATCAAGTTGCATCTGTTCGAGCCACGCTCCTAGCACAGCATGATCAACTGATTCCGTTTGGGAATTCCCGTTCAAACCCTCACTGGAGGATGCATTTGCCGCAACTCCTGATACAGGGGCTGTTAACTTCTCTTTCATGTCAGTTGGAGATTCCTTGACAAGTGACTGAACCCATGAAAGATCGGGCTCCTCTCCATTGTTCCCAAGCTCAAATGAGGATGATCTGCGGAGCTTACCAAGTTCATCAGTATTAACTGCCCAATCTGGCTTACCATTGGAGGATCCCCATTTTGTCCAAGAATTAACAGGAGAACCAACAACAGAAGCAGAGTTAGAGCCTAGTTCCCTAGAGCTGAGACTTCGAAATTGTTGCTGCTTCTCTCGTTGAGCTAACATTGACATCCGAGAGCTCATTGGTGAGATAGGTTCTAGATTTCGAGGAGACATCCTCCCAGAGGATGGGACCCCGAAAGAAGCCTGCAATAGAGGATGATCAACACTTTTCGGGGAGAAATTCGTGTTGATTGGAGAAAGCATGCTCTGCTGCTGCTGAAATTGATTGAGAACTGCAGATTTATGAGTAGGGGAGAAAACAGCAGATGGCAATCCTTGATCAGAGTACCTAGGAGATAAGCTCTCAGCGGAAAAGAGATCATCAAGATTTGACGGGGTTAGAGTTTTCAAACGACCAGGACGGTTCACAGAATTCGAATTTAAAGATGGTTGAGAAAGGCAGGATAACTCGTTTAAGAGCTGCTGTTGCTGCACATCAAAATCTGGGAGTAAATCATAATCATCTGCAGGCATGTCCCTTGCATGAAGAGACGATCTTAATCGACTAGACTGAAGATTGCTGCCTGGTAGGTGCAAAGCTGGGACATTTGGTTGTGGCCAAGCCACAGAAGAGTGCGACATTCCATTAGCAGATGGAGACATGGGGGGTGTGAATGGTGAAGGAGACATGACAGACACTGACGACGGAGAGCCAGGTAAGAGACTCATTGCTGCAGCAAAATCCATGGCAGCAGCACCAGAAGTGCCTGAACGAGGCGACGGAACAGCAGAACCAGTAGAGACATACAATGGCCTGAGTTCCTCTGGTGTATGGGCAAAGAAGCAGACTCTCCTAGCACAGCTTGTACCATCCTTGCATAGTCGAGTACGATATTGAGCTGGGTGCAACCAGCATTCAAATACACCATGAGCATATTCACACATATCTCCACGTCTGCAAGCCCCTTTTCGGAAATCAGGACAAGGAACACAACTGTAGTGGAACTTCCTTGGATCCCTTCTTCGAGCATTTTCTCCTGGATGGACAAAGGGGCACTCAGTCCAATCATGAGAATAAGCACGTGAACAAGGCCGCACCTTGAATGAATACATTCTGAACTCATCTGTCGAGTATATGCTGTTCTTGATATCTGGAAGGGATGGATCAATAGGATATTCTTTCTTCTCTGACATAGAAGAAACAGGTAGATCATTAAACTTTAACTTTGTTGGTGAAGAAATGAAATCTGAAGCAGATGGAGACCCATTTTCTGAGGAGGAAGGAGGAGAACTTGAATTCATAGTCCTCGTTTGAATCATCAGAGTGCTTTCAACAGCAGAACCACTGGTCTTAAGAAGTTCTTCAAGAGCTAGCTTCACCTCCTGGAGATGATGAGGAACAACAATCACATCAATAGGATGACGACCATTGCCATCAACCGAATTTGGATCAGCACCAGCTGCTAAAAGTAGTTTCACAACATCAACAGCATTCACTGCTCCACCAGAAGCAGCACAGTGAAGTGCAGTGCTTCTATCAAAACCACAGGGTCGATTTACATCGGCCGATGACAAAGAAAGAATCAGTTTAATGACATCAATACTACCATATGTAGCAGCGACCATTAACGGGGTTCTCTGCTCGTTAACCATCTGCTTCGAGCCCTTTTGGCGACCATACCATAGACCAGTCTCATCAACACTAGAAGGGTCATACTCAATCGATCTTCTAAAGCCCTCAACATCATTGTTAGCTGCAAGCTCAAGCAAACTGGCAAAAGCATCTTCAGTTTCAACGGTCAAGTGATTCATGGCTACGTTGGAGAGTCTACTTTCTTCAAAAGAAATAGGAGACAGTGCAGAAGACAATACAGGTTTCAACCGCTCTGATCCACAGCACATGCTTTCATCAGCTGGACCATCCAGCTGAAAATATAAATAGcacaaaaagaattaaaaactcTGAACAAATATCTATCACATATGCATGTACGATTATTATACAATGATGGGTTTAAAATCGAAGTCACAAAAGCAGAAACGAAAAGTATAAGACCTGTAAAACAAGTGCAATTTGACAACAATAAAACTGTAGTATAACAAAGAATATCCACCTATACGTTAGAACTAAGAAGAAACGAACTGTAAAACATAGTACAAACTTTgcacctataaaaaaaaattaaaaataaataaataaaaataaattaaaaaaagaatcttTTGGGAGAATCTATAAACCATGAGGTCTCTAATGACACCATCAATCGTTTCCGTAGGAATAAAAGAACCAAACCATTTGACTAGTTCTTATTTCCAGTAATGATTCTATTCCAATCTATATTCTTTTTTCTGCAAATTTAGggcaagagaaagaaaaaaaaaaattgcttgatACACGTACTACTGTACAAGCATCTACTTTCCTTCGATACAATCTGCAAGATGGAAATATggttaaaataaaagattaaaaaaaaaaaaaagcagctgTAAGATACATGTTATGTGTCTGAGACCTACTTTCTTACGTTGGTTGAGATTTTAGACCATTTAGAAACATCCCTATACCAGGAAGTGAAACATATAAAGTCAAAGAAGATGCAATAAGGTGGCAACAATTAACAAATAAGATACGCTTGTCCGTTTGGATAAGCAGAAAATCGCGAGGAAAACGAATAAAACGCATTAAAATATTGCGACTTTTATCGTTTGAGATCCTGGAAGACATGGATGTCCATTAAATTAAGCCGTCTCATCGGAAAATTTCAACTTCAAAATCaaacatcaaaaaaaaattcctgaCCGGAGAAACAAAAACATAACAGACCATAAGATGATACATATCGTAATTTCTTGTACTATCGCAGTATTTTTGCAaccaccaaccaaaaaaaaaaaaaaaaagaaaagaaattaaggaAAGCCCAAATTGATCCGCCAGTACAagaccaaataaaataaaacaaactataaaaatgtaagaaaataagtaaaaatttaaCCCAGTGCACTGGGTAAATTGCAAGAACGATTTTCTCGATCTATTTTtcctcaatataaaatttaaaaaaataataatggaaatgacagaaattaacagaaaaatcaacaaaataatggaagaaaaagaaaacaacagtaACAAAATGATAGCTTGAAAcagaataattaataataacaaaataataaataaaacataacacatatatacataaaacgagttaagtgaaaaaaaaattcaagaagaaaaacacggatcaggtattcaaaaagtctGATTCCGAGCCCAAACAGTACCTATATTTAGCTAAACTACgacacagagagagaaagagagagagagagagaaatcgtTCATCGAAACAATTGGAACAGCAAAGACAGTGGAAAAAAACAAGGAATAATTTTGACGATCGAGCAGACAAAAGAGAGTAAAGCCGAAGTCTAGAGAAAATCTCAAGTGTATGTATATAGGGTTAGTTCTGATCAAAGCGAATCTTACCAAATCTTCCAGCTAAAAAAGCGAGGCAAGCGCCATTCAGGCAAAACTGTGACAGTGACGCAGATCTAGAGCTTcaaagtttttctttctttttttctttttttctttttttctagcGACTGTTTGGACCGAGAAAATCCGCGAGAAAATTTCTTTGTTCGCGAGCGCAGACTGACAGATATGAGAGCTTTGTTTTTCCTTCCCCTTCCATCTCCAATTCCTATGCTCTCTTTGCTCTCcctaaatgaaataaaataaaaagaaagaaaaaatagtattaattatttaaaagaataaacataaaaaaggttTTTCTGTGTTTTGATAAAATCGCCTATCCaatggaagaaaaaagaaaaaaaattaaaaaattaaagaaaaaggcaAGCGCACTGAGTATGCAGTTTTGAATATTCTTCTGCTACGTCCTCAGCTGTTGTTCCATCCACTCGCATCACGCCACGTCTTTGTTGGGTGGACACATACGTCATTCTGAATAAAGATAGCGCTGCGTTTGGTAAATTCAAGGACCCAGACCGCTCCACGTGGATCGTAGTGGTAAACCGTGATTGGTTGATGGTACGAAgtaaagttaaattaaaaaatagacaaACCAAACAACTAGGTTGTAATAATTTAACTCCTGTCTTTGGGTCAAATTCCATAGAAATTCAACCTAAATTCATCCTACATGAAAGTTAAATTCTGGGATAAGGAATAAATCCAGTGTACTCTGTAATAAACAAAGAATATCTGCAACCTACAGACAATTCACCGAAATATTAGCTAATATCTGAGATTACCAACTTTACTCGaatttttaaagcattttaAGTCAGTTATTTTATTTACGATAAAGCAAGAATTTTCTATCCAAAAATttggaataataatattaatgaaaagACAAAACAACCCAGCGTTGACAGGGAACAACTGACACGTAAGCTGTGATGGTAGTCTCTGTAGTAGAGGAACAATTCAACTCAATTCTTAGTTTCTTACAGACATGTTAGAAGTTCTTGGAAACCGATTTGGAAGGTGGAAAGGTACGAAAGGTTACCGGTTAGGTGAGTAAGGGTACTAAGGTGACCGGAGGAGCAGGTAACGGCGCGCGTGGGGTGAGGCGGGACTAAACTGGAATGGAATGAGGTCTGGCGTCCGCCAATAGGAGAGGTTCGGACTTCTGGTCTTCAGCGTACGGGAGCGGACTCAAAACATTAGTCGATTACGGTTAATTTGTGGAGTCAAATCacaacagaaaaataataataataataagaagaaaaacaaaaataaaaaagcatgcaGCACCAAGTAGAGGAcacacaaaaaattaataataataataaaaataattttaactgAAACAGAAAAATCACTAAAAACCTCTCCAGCCGCCCAAGTTGACCAAAAAATAAGAgtgagataaaaaataaaaatgctttttaaaaaataaaaaatatttgtgcgTGATGCTCAGAGGCGAGGGGTTGGGTGTGAGTGAGATAATCAATGATACTGACGTGGCGGTGATAGGATTAAAGGTACGGAATAGTGGATGCAATGTGGTGGGACCAAGTATGATGAGTTTGTGGGATCTGATTCGGTGATTCTCTACCATAGTTGGAATACGCATGGAAATTCACGTGCTTTCGAGAAGATTGATCTGACGGTGGATAAGTCGTGTCTTTTCCCTTGTTCTGTTAGAATAATCACAATCACACCTGTCTTTTATGTATCAGTCAATCCACTTTACGAATTTGTtgcaagtaaaataaataaattattaacaaatttgTGACCCCCCaccccaaaacaaaaagaaagtgcaaaaaaaatccaatatttttttttttttggggtaattccaatatttattaattgtttagaGGATTCAAAGGAATTGCTATATAACTTGTCTGTGTTTCGAAAACCTTGATTCAAAAACtgaaatgcctttttttttattttatcttaaaatttttggaatagtaattttttttgggaggaaattaaaataataactttctatAATAACGTTTCCTAATAATAAtctctttaaaaaaatgaaaaagaaagagaagaatatttactctttttttaaaataaagatttaaAGTTGTAATGTCTTATATATGATTAAATCCAACACTTAGTTTTTACAAGGGATGAACAAAACTCATATATTATCTTCGTACGGATATACTATTTACTAGTTTCATCATGATTGAATATGGACCATCTATGAGTACTTTGGTTTTTATAATAGTCTTGTCATCATTGTAATCGaggattaagaaaaaaaagagggaagtGGGGGAAGTTATACATGAATATtacacatacatgtatatacatgcatatttcATCTCtgtagacatatatatatatatatatattaaaacgcTAAAGATTAAAGTTGTTAAgactctaaaaaataataataaaaaaagaaaaaaactacaaTGATAGTACCATATGGTGACATGGGAGAATAATTCGATAgcacact is a window from the Ziziphus jujuba cultivar Dongzao chromosome 11, ASM3175591v1 genome containing:
- the LOC107432376 gene encoding zinc finger CCCH domain-containing protein 30, which gives rise to MCCGSERLKPVLSSALSPISFEESRLSNVAMNHLTVETEDAFASLLELAANNDVEGFRRSIEYDPSSVDETGLWYGRQKGSKQMVNEQRTPLMVAATYGSIDVIKLILSLSSADVNRPCGFDRSTALHCAASGGAVNAVDVVKLLLAAGADPNSVDGNGRHPIDVIVVPHHLQEVKLALEELLKTSGSAVESTLMIQTRTMNSSSPPSSSENGSPSASDFISSPTKLKFNDLPVSSMSEKKEYPIDPSLPDIKNSIYSTDEFRMYSFKVRPCSRAYSHDWTECPFVHPGENARRRDPRKFHYSCVPCPDFRKGACRRGDMCEYAHGVFECWLHPAQYRTRLCKDGTSCARRVCFFAHTPEELRPLYVSTGSAVPSPRSGTSGAAAMDFAAAMSLLPGSPSSVSVMSPSPFTPPMSPSANGMSHSSVAWPQPNVPALHLPGSNLQSSRLRSSLHARDMPADDYDLLPDFDVQQQQLLNELSCLSQPSLNSNSVNRPGRLKTLTPSNLDDLFSAESLSPRYSDQGLPSAVFSPTHKSAVLNQFQQQQSMLSPINTNFSPKSVDHPLLQASFGVPSSGRMSPRNLEPISPMSSRMSMLAQREKQQQFRSLSSRELGSNSASVVGSPVNSWTKWGSSNGKPDWAVNTDELGKLRRSSSFELGNNGEEPDLSWVQSLVKESPTDMKEKLTAPVSGVAANASSSEGLNGNSQTESVDHAVLGAWLEQMQLDHLVAQQN